The proteins below come from a single Beutenbergia cavernae DSM 12333 genomic window:
- the argH gene encoding argininosuccinate lyase, translated as MSTPGTGEGQLWGGRFAGGSADALAELSRSTQFDWVLAPYDLAGSRAHARVLRTAGLLSAVELATMIEGLDALEADVLSGAFVPGPHDEDVHGALERGLIERIGTEVGGKLRAGRSRNDQIATEVRMFLRDHARTVAGGVLDVVDALVDQAAAHPQAPMPGRTHLQHAQPVLLAHHLLAHAWPLLRNVGRLVDWDVRAAVSPYGSGALAGSSLGLDPQAVARELGFADSAENSIDGTAARDVVAECAFVLAMTAVDLSRLAEDVIIWATKEFGFVTLDDAYSTGSSIMPQKKNPDVAELARGKAGRLIGDLAGLLATLKGLPLAYNRDLQEDKEPVFDGVAQLEVLLPAVAGMVATLRFDTDRMAELAPQGFSLATDVAEWLVRNGVPFRDAHEIAGACVRACEEHTPPIELWDLTDAELAGISDHLTPDVRSVLSVEGSIASRAGRGGTAPVRVVEQLARAGERSSELRAWADGE; from the coding sequence GTGAGCACGCCGGGCACGGGCGAGGGACAGCTCTGGGGCGGCCGGTTCGCGGGCGGGTCCGCCGACGCGCTGGCGGAGCTCAGCCGCAGCACGCAGTTCGACTGGGTGCTGGCGCCGTACGACCTCGCGGGCTCGCGCGCCCACGCCCGGGTGCTGCGCACGGCCGGCCTGCTGTCCGCCGTCGAGCTGGCCACGATGATCGAGGGTCTGGACGCGCTGGAGGCCGACGTGCTCTCCGGCGCGTTCGTGCCCGGACCGCACGACGAGGACGTGCACGGGGCGCTCGAGCGCGGCCTCATCGAGCGGATCGGCACCGAGGTCGGGGGGAAGCTCCGCGCGGGGCGGTCGCGCAACGACCAGATCGCGACCGAGGTGCGCATGTTCCTGCGCGATCACGCCCGGACCGTGGCGGGCGGGGTGCTCGACGTCGTCGACGCGCTCGTCGACCAGGCGGCCGCGCATCCGCAGGCGCCGATGCCGGGGCGCACGCACCTGCAGCACGCGCAGCCCGTGCTCCTCGCGCACCACCTGCTGGCTCACGCGTGGCCGCTGCTGCGGAACGTGGGCCGGCTCGTCGACTGGGACGTCCGGGCCGCGGTGTCGCCGTACGGGTCCGGGGCGCTCGCCGGCTCGTCGCTCGGCCTCGACCCGCAGGCGGTGGCCCGCGAGCTGGGCTTCGCCGACTCGGCGGAGAACTCGATCGACGGGACGGCGGCCCGCGACGTCGTCGCCGAGTGCGCGTTCGTGCTCGCGATGACCGCCGTGGACCTGTCCCGCCTGGCGGAGGACGTCATCATCTGGGCCACCAAGGAGTTCGGCTTCGTCACGCTCGACGACGCGTACTCCACCGGGTCGAGCATCATGCCGCAGAAGAAGAACCCGGACGTGGCGGAGCTCGCGCGCGGCAAGGCGGGGCGCCTCATCGGCGACCTCGCGGGGCTGCTGGCGACGCTCAAGGGCCTTCCGCTGGCCTACAACCGCGATCTGCAGGAGGACAAGGAGCCGGTGTTCGACGGCGTCGCGCAGCTCGAGGTGCTGCTCCCCGCCGTCGCCGGCATGGTCGCCACGCTCCGGTTCGACACCGACCGCATGGCCGAGCTGGCCCCGCAGGGCTTCTCGCTCGCGACCGACGTCGCGGAGTGGCTCGTGCGGAACGGCGTCCCGTTCCGCGATGCGCACGAGATCGCCGGGGCCTGCGTGCGGGCGTGCGAGGAGCACACACCGCCGATCGAGCTCTGGGACCTCACCGACGCCGAGCTGGCCGGGATCAGTGACCACCTGACGCCGGATGTGCGGTCCGTCCTCTCCGTGGAGGGGTCGATCGCCTCGCGGGCCGGGCGCGGCGGGACCGCGCCGGTGCGCGTCGTCGAGCAGCTCGCCCGTGCGGGGGAGCGCTCGTCGGAGCTGCGGGCGTGGGCCGACGGCGAGTGA
- a CDS encoding argininosuccinate synthase: MSSTSSKRVVLAYSGGLDTSVAIGWIGEATGAEVIAVAVDVGQGGEDLDVIRQRALDCGAVEAYVADARDEFATEYCMPALAANAMYLDRYPLVSALSRPVIVKHLVRAARQFGADTVAHGCTGKGNDQVRFEVGITSLAPDLACLAPVRDLALTRDKAIAYANEHALPIETTKNNPFSIDQNVWGRAVETGFLEDIWNSPTKDVYSYTDDPTFPPVEDEVVITFEQGVPVAIDGVAVTPLRAIQEMNRRAGAQGIGRIDIVEDRLVGIKSREVYEAPGAIALIAAHAELENVTVEREQARFKRTVGQRWTELVYDGQWFSPLKHSLDAFIADTQRYVSGDIRMTLHGGRAVVTGRRSDTSLYDFSLATYDTGDAFDQSNAKGFIEIFGLTSKLAAARDVAFGNGPDLGTQQL, from the coding sequence ATGAGCAGCACGTCCAGCAAGCGCGTCGTCCTCGCCTACTCGGGCGGGCTCGACACGTCGGTCGCCATCGGATGGATCGGGGAGGCGACCGGCGCCGAGGTGATCGCCGTCGCCGTCGACGTCGGCCAGGGTGGCGAGGACCTCGACGTCATCCGGCAGCGTGCGCTCGACTGCGGCGCCGTCGAGGCCTACGTCGCCGATGCACGCGACGAGTTCGCGACCGAGTACTGCATGCCCGCGCTCGCCGCCAACGCGATGTACCTCGACCGGTACCCGCTCGTGTCGGCGCTGTCCCGGCCCGTGATCGTCAAGCACCTCGTGCGCGCGGCGCGGCAGTTCGGGGCCGACACCGTGGCGCACGGCTGCACCGGCAAGGGCAACGACCAGGTCCGGTTCGAGGTGGGCATCACGTCGCTCGCCCCGGACCTCGCCTGCCTCGCGCCGGTGCGGGACCTGGCGCTCACGCGCGACAAGGCGATCGCCTACGCGAACGAGCACGCGCTCCCGATCGAGACCACGAAGAACAACCCGTTCTCGATCGACCAGAACGTGTGGGGCCGCGCCGTCGAGACCGGGTTCCTCGAGGACATCTGGAACTCCCCGACGAAGGACGTCTACTCCTACACCGACGACCCCACGTTCCCGCCCGTCGAGGACGAGGTCGTCATCACGTTCGAGCAGGGCGTCCCGGTGGCGATCGACGGCGTCGCCGTCACGCCGCTGCGGGCGATCCAGGAGATGAACCGGCGCGCCGGCGCCCAGGGCATCGGGCGGATCGACATCGTCGAGGACCGGCTCGTCGGCATCAAGTCGCGCGAGGTCTACGAGGCGCCGGGGGCGATCGCGCTCATCGCCGCGCACGCCGAGCTGGAGAACGTCACCGTGGAGCGCGAGCAGGCGCGGTTCAAGAGGACGGTCGGGCAGCGCTGGACCGAGCTCGTGTACGACGGCCAGTGGTTCTCGCCGCTCAAGCACTCCCTCGACGCGTTCATCGCCGACACCCAGCGGTACGTCTCCGGCGACATCCGGATGACCCTGCACGGCGGCCGCGCCGTCGTCACCGGCCGGCGCAGCGACACGAGCCTGTACGACTTCTCCCTCGCGACCTACGACACCGGCGACGCGTTCGACCAGAGCAACGCGAAGGGCTTCATCGAGATCTTCGGCCTGACGTCGAAGCTCGCCGCGGCGCGCGACGTCGCCTTCGGCAATGGCCCCGACCTCGGGACGCAGCAGCTGTGA
- a CDS encoding arginine repressor has protein sequence MSTTSPPTKTARHALIAQAITRAHIHSQGELLETLAADGVVVTQATLSRDLVELQAQKVRGPDGLVYALPPEGGAHALGPASSDAEQLSRRLERLCAELLVSAEASANLAVLRTPPGAAQFFASAIDHSVLPGVLGTIAGDDTVLVISRDPAGGADVADRFLTLAAGVQPEATTPTTSQQERSS, from the coding sequence ATGAGCACCACGTCACCGCCGACGAAGACCGCCCGTCACGCGCTCATCGCGCAGGCGATCACTCGCGCCCACATCCACTCGCAGGGCGAGCTGCTCGAGACGCTCGCGGCCGACGGCGTCGTCGTCACCCAGGCGACGCTGTCCCGCGATCTCGTGGAGCTGCAGGCGCAGAAGGTGCGCGGACCGGACGGGCTGGTGTACGCGCTGCCGCCGGAGGGCGGGGCACACGCCCTGGGACCTGCGTCCTCCGACGCGGAGCAGCTGTCCCGGCGGCTCGAACGCCTCTGCGCCGAGCTGCTCGTGTCCGCGGAGGCGAGTGCCAACCTCGCGGTGCTGCGGACGCCGCCGGGTGCCGCGCAGTTCTTCGCGTCGGCGATCGACCACTCGGTGCTCCCCGGCGTGCTCGGCACGATCGCCGGCGACGACACGGTCCTCGTGATCTCGCGCGACCCGGCCGGCGGAGCCGACGTCGCCGACCGCTTCCTCACACTTGCCGCGGGCGTCCAGCCCGAGGCCACCACTCCCACCACCTCGCAGCAGGAGAGAAGTTCATGA
- a CDS encoding uridine kinase, with amino-acid sequence MSVEADVLDDLVRAALSRPALLGPPGGDVEPVRLVCVDGLAGAGKTTLAAQLGAALAAQVVHMDDLYPGWGGLLEAPALLATWVLDPMAAGRAGRYRRFDWAAGAYAEWHDVPRRPALVVEGCGAAPRAVDGVASLVIWVEADDELRLARGLERDGTDAEEHWRAWMRDERRLAEREGTGERADVVLDAWGGVVRP; translated from the coding sequence GTGAGCGTCGAGGCGGACGTCCTCGACGACCTGGTGCGCGCTGCCCTGTCGCGCCCGGCGCTCCTCGGGCCGCCGGGAGGCGACGTCGAGCCCGTGCGCCTCGTGTGCGTGGACGGTCTCGCCGGTGCCGGGAAGACGACGCTCGCGGCCCAGCTCGGCGCGGCCCTCGCGGCGCAGGTCGTGCACATGGACGACCTGTACCCAGGCTGGGGCGGCCTGCTCGAGGCGCCGGCACTTCTCGCCACGTGGGTGCTGGACCCGATGGCCGCCGGTCGTGCGGGCCGCTACCGGCGGTTCGACTGGGCCGCCGGCGCGTATGCCGAGTGGCACGACGTGCCGCGGCGCCCGGCGCTCGTGGTCGAGGGGTGCGGAGCCGCGCCGCGCGCCGTCGACGGCGTCGCGAGTCTCGTGATCTGGGTCGAGGCCGACGACGAGCTGCGTCTCGCGCGGGGCCTCGAGCGAGACGGCACGGACGCCGAGGAGCACTGGCGGGCCTGGATGCGCGACGAGCGCCGTCTCGCGGAGCGCGAGGGCACCGGCGAACGGGCCGACGTCGTCCTCGACGCGTGGGGCGGCGTCGTCCGCCCGTGA
- the argB gene encoding acetylglutamate kinase, whose product MSAPGADFDTERDLRAAQKAEVLVQALPWLERFAGAVVVIKFGGNAMIDADLEAAFADDVLFLRRVGLKPVVVHGGGPQITQMLAKLEITSEFRGGLRVTTPEAMDVVRMVLTGQVQRRLVTMLNARGPLAVGLSGEDAGLFRAQRRSAVVDGEPVDVGLVGDVSRVDPLAVADLLDAGRIPVVSTIATDEADPTQILNVNADTAASALAVALGATKLVVLTDVEGLYSAWPDRSSLVSLISAAELEAMLPGLDAGMVPKMEACLRAVRGGVPQAHVIDGRAPHALLLEVFTTEGVGTMVLPDEAAAGASSE is encoded by the coding sequence ATGAGCGCGCCGGGTGCGGACTTCGACACGGAGCGGGACCTCCGGGCGGCGCAGAAGGCTGAGGTGCTCGTTCAGGCGCTGCCGTGGCTCGAGCGGTTCGCGGGCGCCGTCGTCGTCATCAAGTTCGGCGGCAACGCGATGATCGACGCCGACCTCGAGGCGGCGTTCGCCGACGACGTGCTGTTCCTGCGCCGCGTCGGTCTCAAGCCCGTGGTCGTGCACGGTGGCGGGCCGCAGATCACCCAGATGCTCGCCAAGCTCGAGATCACGTCCGAGTTCCGGGGCGGCCTGCGCGTCACGACGCCGGAGGCGATGGACGTCGTCCGCATGGTCCTCACCGGGCAGGTGCAGCGCCGGCTCGTGACCATGCTCAACGCGCGGGGTCCGCTCGCCGTCGGCCTGTCGGGCGAGGACGCGGGCCTGTTCCGGGCGCAGCGCCGCTCGGCGGTGGTGGACGGCGAACCGGTGGACGTCGGCCTGGTGGGCGACGTGTCACGGGTGGACCCGCTCGCTGTCGCCGACCTGCTCGACGCCGGCCGCATCCCTGTCGTCTCGACGATCGCCACGGACGAGGCCGACCCGACGCAGATCCTCAACGTCAACGCCGACACGGCGGCGTCGGCGCTCGCCGTGGCTCTGGGGGCGACGAAGCTCGTCGTGCTGACGGACGTCGAGGGGCTGTACTCCGCGTGGCCGGACCGCTCCTCGCTCGTCAGCCTCATCTCGGCGGCGGAGCTCGAGGCGATGCTGCCCGGCCTCGACGCCGGGATGGTGCCGAAGATGGAGGCATGCCTGCGGGCGGTGCGCGGCGGTGTGCCGCAGGCTCACGTGATCGACGGGCGGGCGCCGCACGCCCTGCTGCTCGAGGTGTTCACGACGGAGGGGGTCGGCACGATGGTGCTGCCCGACGAGGCCGCGGCGGGAGCGAGCAGTGAGTGA
- a CDS encoding DNA-3-methyladenine glycosylase codes for MSAQAGSVDADLRVPPRTWYARSVHDVARDLLGALISVRSPEGTVTVRLSEVEAYGGSDDPGSHAYRGRTPRNATMFGPAGRLYLYFTYGMHWCANVVTGSDGEPSAVLLRAGRVVEGVELARRRRPTTKGDADLARGPARLATALGLSGADDGASVDGTAGHVVPGVSRAALRLDRGPAGPWERGPRTGVAGDGGNGRVYPWRYWLTGDPTVSPYRAR; via the coding sequence ATGAGCGCGCAGGCCGGGTCCGTCGACGCGGACCTGCGCGTGCCTCCGCGCACGTGGTACGCGCGTTCGGTCCACGACGTCGCGCGCGACCTGCTCGGCGCCCTGATCTCCGTGAGGTCGCCCGAGGGCACCGTGACGGTGCGCCTGAGCGAGGTCGAGGCGTACGGCGGCTCCGACGACCCGGGCTCGCACGCCTACCGCGGGCGGACGCCGCGCAACGCGACGATGTTCGGCCCGGCCGGCCGCCTCTACCTGTACTTCACCTACGGGATGCACTGGTGCGCGAACGTGGTGACGGGATCCGACGGCGAGCCCTCCGCCGTGCTGCTGCGCGCCGGGCGCGTGGTCGAGGGGGTCGAGCTGGCGCGCCGTCGTCGGCCGACGACGAAGGGCGACGCCGACCTCGCACGCGGTCCGGCGCGGCTCGCGACGGCTCTCGGGCTCAGCGGTGCCGACGACGGCGCGAGCGTGGACGGGACCGCCGGTCACGTCGTCCCCGGGGTGTCCCGCGCGGCGCTGCGGCTCGACCGCGGTCCGGCCGGGCCGTGGGAGCGCGGTCCCCGCACCGGCGTGGCGGGCGACGGCGGGAACGGCCGCGTGTATCCGTGGCGGTACTGGTTGACCGGCGATCCGACGGTCTCCCCGTACCGCGCACGATGA
- a CDS encoding class I SAM-dependent methyltransferase, whose protein sequence is MTEATRRLSFGGSVEAYERGRPDYPAEAVAWLVPAGARDVLDLGAGSGKLTRALVDGVRRVVAVDPDARMLDALSARLPDVDARAGSAESIPRAPGSVDAVVVGQAWHWFDAGRASREIARVLRPGGSLGLVWNIRDPASEIAASLAAIARPSDHEAQVLGDGPKVPEPFGAVERTVVRWTRRLRPEDVVDMVTTRSYLLTESDAERRRVAAAVAGLARAHTGDDGLVVVPYVTHCFRARTPTLP, encoded by the coding sequence GTGACCGAGGCGACGCGACGACTCTCCTTCGGCGGCTCGGTCGAGGCGTACGAGCGTGGCCGGCCCGACTACCCCGCCGAGGCGGTGGCCTGGCTCGTGCCGGCGGGAGCCCGCGACGTCCTGGACCTCGGTGCCGGATCGGGGAAGCTCACGCGCGCTCTCGTCGACGGCGTGCGGCGGGTCGTGGCCGTCGACCCCGACGCGCGCATGCTCGACGCCCTGTCCGCACGGCTGCCCGACGTCGACGCACGCGCGGGGTCGGCGGAGTCGATCCCGCGCGCGCCCGGCTCCGTGGACGCCGTCGTCGTCGGGCAGGCCTGGCACTGGTTCGACGCCGGGCGTGCCTCCCGGGAGATCGCCCGCGTCCTGCGCCCCGGTGGGTCGCTCGGGCTCGTGTGGAACATCCGGGACCCCGCGTCCGAGATCGCCGCGAGCCTCGCGGCGATCGCCCGACCGTCGGACCACGAGGCGCAGGTCCTCGGGGACGGGCCGAAAGTGCCGGAGCCGTTCGGCGCCGTCGAGCGGACCGTGGTGCGCTGGACGCGTCGCCTGCGGCCCGAGGACGTCGTCGACATGGTGACGACCCGCAGCTACCTGCTCACGGAGTCGGACGCCGAACGCCGCCGGGTCGCCGCCGCCGTGGCGGGGCTGGCGCGGGCGCACACGGGCGACGACGGGCTCGTCGTCGTGCCGTACGTCACGCACTGCTTCCGGGCCCGCACGCCCACGCTCCCGTGA
- the argJ gene encoding bifunctional glutamate N-acetyltransferase/amino-acid acetyltransferase ArgJ, whose translation MSSSEGQPAQDAPGEASPGVTAPAGFRAAGVAAGLKTSGGRDVALVVNDGPAQVGAAVFTSNRVVGAPVLWSRQVVTDGVVSAVVLNSGGANVFAGPEGFADSHLTAERVASALGVSAGDVVVCSTGLIGERLPRELLLGGVDAAASALAADGGPDAALAIMTTDSVPKTADVRVVTPDGEFAVGGMAKGAGMLAPALATMLCVLTTDAVVDAAQADAALRAATALTFDRVDSDGCMSTSDTVTLLASGASGVAPDPETFAAAVRDVCATLARALVADAEGASHDVAVTVTGAHTEDAALAVARAVTRSNLVKAAIFGNDPNWGRVLAQVGTVPESVAPFDPAALDVTINGTQVCRAGAAYEDRSRVDMAGAREVSIVVDLHAGEAEATVWTNDLTHAYVHENSAYSS comes from the coding sequence GTGAGCTCGAGCGAAGGACAGCCCGCCCAGGATGCCCCCGGGGAGGCCTCGCCCGGCGTGACGGCTCCGGCCGGGTTCCGCGCCGCGGGCGTCGCTGCAGGGCTCAAGACCTCGGGCGGGCGGGACGTCGCCCTCGTCGTCAACGACGGTCCGGCGCAGGTCGGTGCTGCGGTGTTCACGTCGAACCGGGTCGTGGGCGCCCCGGTGCTCTGGTCGCGGCAGGTCGTGACGGACGGCGTCGTGAGCGCGGTCGTCCTCAACTCGGGCGGGGCGAACGTGTTCGCCGGCCCCGAGGGCTTCGCCGACTCGCACCTCACGGCCGAGCGCGTCGCGAGCGCGCTGGGCGTCTCGGCCGGCGACGTCGTCGTGTGCTCCACCGGCCTCATCGGCGAGCGGCTGCCCCGCGAGCTCCTGCTCGGTGGCGTCGACGCGGCGGCGAGCGCCCTCGCCGCCGACGGCGGTCCCGACGCCGCCCTGGCGATCATGACGACGGACAGCGTGCCGAAGACGGCGGACGTCCGGGTCGTCACGCCCGACGGCGAGTTCGCCGTCGGCGGGATGGCGAAGGGTGCGGGGATGCTCGCCCCGGCGCTCGCGACGATGCTGTGCGTGCTCACGACGGACGCCGTCGTCGATGCGGCGCAGGCCGACGCGGCCCTGCGCGCGGCGACGGCGCTCACGTTCGACCGCGTCGACTCCGACGGGTGCATGTCGACGTCGGACACGGTGACCTTGCTGGCGTCCGGGGCGTCCGGCGTCGCCCCCGACCCCGAGACCTTCGCCGCGGCGGTCCGCGACGTGTGCGCGACGCTCGCCCGGGCGCTCGTCGCCGACGCCGAGGGCGCCAGCCACGACGTCGCCGTCACGGTCACGGGTGCCCACACCGAGGACGCCGCGCTCGCCGTGGCGCGCGCGGTGACCCGCTCCAACCTCGTCAAGGCAGCGATCTTCGGAAACGACCCCAACTGGGGCCGTGTGCTCGCCCAGGTCGGCACGGTGCCCGAGTCCGTGGCCCCGTTCGATCCGGCCGCGCTCGACGTGACGATCAACGGCACCCAGGTCTGCCGCGCGGGTGCGGCGTACGAGGACCGTTCACGTGTGGACATGGCCGGTGCCCGCGAGGTGAGCATCGTCGTCGACCTGCACGCCGGCGAGGCCGAGGCCACGGTGTGGACGAACGACCTCACGCACGCGTACGTGCACGAGAACTCGGCGTACTCCTCATGA
- the argF gene encoding ornithine carbamoyltransferase, with protein MTTPTTTSAAGTALRHFLADDDLTSAEQREVLELALALKADRHSRQPLAGPRAVAVIFDKPTLRTQVSFATGIAELGGFPLVVDGNLARIGVRESVADTARVLGRQVAAIVWRTFAQSALEEMAAQAGVPVVNALTDDYHPCQILADLLTIAEHTGGLARSGPALAGRTLAFVGDGANNMGNSYLLGGALAGLDVRIGAPEGYQPHPDVVARAEAIAAETGGSVAVMTEAAYAVAGADVVATDTWVSMGQEEQAAEREAPFLPYRLDSRLLAHAAPDAVVLHCLPAYRGKEITAEVIDGPASVVWDEAENRLHAQKALLTWLLDRAGETG; from the coding sequence GTGACCACGCCCACCACTACGTCAGCCGCCGGCACCGCTCTGCGCCACTTCCTGGCCGACGACGACCTCACGAGCGCCGAGCAGCGCGAGGTGCTCGAGCTCGCGCTGGCGCTCAAGGCCGACCGGCACTCCCGGCAGCCGCTCGCGGGCCCACGCGCCGTCGCCGTGATCTTCGACAAGCCCACGCTGCGGACGCAGGTGTCGTTCGCCACGGGGATCGCGGAGCTCGGCGGGTTCCCGCTCGTGGTCGACGGGAACCTCGCCCGGATCGGCGTGCGCGAGTCGGTCGCCGACACCGCGCGGGTGCTCGGCCGCCAGGTCGCGGCGATCGTGTGGCGCACGTTCGCCCAGTCAGCGCTCGAGGAGATGGCCGCGCAGGCCGGCGTGCCCGTCGTGAACGCGCTCACCGACGACTACCACCCGTGCCAGATCCTCGCCGACCTGCTGACGATCGCCGAGCACACCGGCGGTCTCGCGAGGAGCGGTCCCGCGCTGGCCGGGCGCACGCTCGCGTTCGTCGGCGACGGCGCCAACAACATGGGCAACTCGTACCTGCTCGGCGGGGCGCTCGCCGGGCTCGACGTGCGGATCGGCGCGCCGGAGGGTTACCAGCCGCATCCCGACGTCGTCGCGCGCGCGGAGGCGATCGCCGCCGAGACCGGCGGCTCGGTGGCCGTCATGACCGAGGCGGCGTACGCCGTCGCCGGTGCCGACGTGGTCGCGACGGACACGTGGGTCTCGATGGGCCAGGAGGAGCAGGCCGCCGAGCGGGAGGCGCCGTTCCTGCCGTACCGCCTCGACTCCCGGCTGCTCGCGCACGCCGCACCCGACGCCGTCGTCCTCCACTGCCTGCCCGCGTACCGCGGCAAGGAGATCACCGCGGAGGTCATCGACGGACCCGCGTCGGTGGTGTGGGACGAGGCGGAGAACCGGCTGCACGCGCAGAAGGCGCTGCTCACCTGGCTCCTCGACCGGGCGGGGGAGACCGGATGA
- a CDS encoding acetylornithine transaminase, whose translation MSDLVAGLTASGIDAQAEWRRRYSGALMNTFGAPQRVLVRGEGAWVWDADGARYLDLLAGIAVNALGHAHPTLVSAVAAQLGTLGHVSNFFATPTQVALAERLLELAGAPDGSRVFFSNSGTEANEAALKMIRLHGGVEKPRVLALTGGFHGRTMGALALTHKAAYREPFEPLPGGVEHVPFGDVLALEEAFDAGGVAALVVEPVQGEAGVRALPPGYLAAARALADRHDALLVLDEVQSGMGRCGHWLASQASDLGGGVVPDVVTLAKGLGGGFPVGAVIGFGERAAALFGPGQHGTTFGGNPVAAAAALATIHVIERDGLLDHVRALGAWWRIALGETGHPLIGSVRGEGLLIAVELTRPIAPAVAAAALEAGFIVNAPLPNAIRLAPPLILTREQAASFAEALPRICDAALATLPTDTEGRP comes from the coding sequence GTGAGTGATCTGGTGGCCGGCCTGACGGCGTCCGGGATCGACGCGCAGGCGGAGTGGCGGCGTCGCTACTCCGGGGCGCTGATGAACACGTTCGGGGCACCGCAGCGCGTGCTGGTGCGCGGCGAGGGTGCGTGGGTGTGGGACGCCGACGGCGCACGCTACCTCGACCTGCTCGCCGGCATCGCCGTCAACGCGCTCGGGCACGCCCACCCGACGCTCGTCTCCGCCGTCGCGGCGCAGCTCGGCACGCTCGGGCACGTCTCGAACTTCTTCGCGACGCCGACGCAGGTCGCGCTCGCGGAGCGCCTCCTCGAGCTCGCCGGGGCCCCGGATGGCTCGCGCGTCTTCTTCTCGAACTCCGGCACGGAGGCGAACGAGGCCGCGCTCAAGATGATCCGGTTGCACGGCGGCGTGGAGAAGCCGCGCGTGCTCGCGCTGACCGGCGGTTTCCACGGCCGGACGATGGGCGCCCTGGCGCTGACCCACAAGGCCGCCTACCGCGAGCCGTTCGAACCGCTGCCGGGCGGCGTCGAGCACGTGCCGTTCGGCGACGTCCTGGCGCTGGAGGAGGCGTTCGACGCCGGTGGCGTGGCAGCGCTCGTCGTCGAACCGGTGCAGGGCGAGGCCGGCGTTCGGGCGCTCCCGCCCGGCTACCTCGCCGCGGCGCGCGCGCTCGCGGACCGACACGACGCCCTGCTCGTCCTCGACGAGGTGCAGTCCGGGATGGGCCGGTGCGGGCACTGGCTCGCGTCGCAGGCCAGCGACCTCGGCGGGGGAGTGGTGCCCGACGTCGTCACGCTGGCGAAGGGCCTCGGCGGCGGCTTCCCCGTGGGTGCTGTCATCGGCTTCGGCGAACGCGCCGCGGCGCTCTTCGGCCCCGGGCAGCACGGGACGACGTTCGGCGGCAACCCCGTGGCGGCGGCTGCTGCGCTGGCCACGATCCACGTCATCGAGCGCGACGGTCTGCTCGATCACGTCCGGGCCCTCGGGGCGTGGTGGCGGATCGCGCTCGGCGAGACCGGTCACCCGCTCATCGGCTCGGTCCGCGGCGAGGGGCTGCTCATCGCCGTCGAGCTGACCCGCCCGATCGCCCCGGCCGTCGCAGCTGCCGCGCTGGAGGCCGGGTTCATCGTCAACGCACCGCTGCCGAACGCGATCCGGCTCGCGCCGCCCCTGATCCTCACGCGCGAGCAGGCGGCGTCCTTCGCCGAGGCGCTGCCGCGCATCTGCGACGCCGCGCTCGCCACCCTGCCCACCGACACCGAGGGACGCCCGTGA